Proteins co-encoded in one Coregonus clupeaformis isolate EN_2021a chromosome 17, ASM2061545v1, whole genome shotgun sequence genomic window:
- the LOC121543888 gene encoding H-2 class II histocompatibility antigen, A-R alpha chain-like — translation MFWFLFAPQSTIYPRDEEELGVENTLIYSVNHFFPSSVKVNWTNNSLEVTEGASLSWCNLTKDGTFHQFSTVSFTPQKGDFYACTVAHTALKDPKTRFWEPEFSEVSASSTDPAVFCGVGLALGLLGVATGTFLIIKGNQCN, via the exons ATGTTCTGGTTTCTATTTGCCCCCCAGAGCACCATCTACCCCAGGGATGAGGAGGAGCTGGGGGTGGAGAACACGCTCATCTACTCTGTGAATCATTTCTTTCCCTCGTCTGTCAAAGTCAACTGGACCAATAATAGCCTGGAGGTGACTGAGGGAGCGTCTCTCAGTTGGTGCAATCTTACTAAAGATGGAACGTTCCACCAGTTCTCCACCGTGAGTTTCACCCCACAGAAGGGTGACTTCTACGCCTGCACTGTGGCGCACACGGCCCTGAAGGACCCCAAAACTAGGTTCTGGG AGCCTGAGTTCAGTGAGGTAAGTGCGTCCAGTACTGATCCTGCTGTATTCTGTGGAGTGGGCCTGGCTCTGGGACTGCTGGGGGTGGCTACCGGAACATTCCTCATCATCAAAGGAAACCAGTGCAATTGA
- the LOC121542416 gene encoding LOW QUALITY PROTEIN: H-2 class II histocompatibility antigen, A-K alpha chain-like (The sequence of the model RefSeq protein was modified relative to this genomic sequence to represent the inferred CDS: inserted 2 bases in 1 codon) — MQRMGWGKSAVPSIPQVKDAPESTIYPRDEEELGVENTLICFLNHFXESRVNWTNNGLEVTEGAYLSRYYSNKDGTFHQFSTLSFTPQEGDVYACTVEHTALKDPKTRFWEPEVSEMSGSSAGPAVFCGVGLTLGLLGVATGTFLIIKGNQCN; from the exons ATGCAACGTatgggatggggaaaaagtgcaGTACCCAGCATACCACAAGTCAAAG ATGCCCCTGAGAGCACCATCTACCCCAGGGATGAGGAGGAGTTGGGGGTGGAGAACACGCTCATCTGCTTTCTGAATCATTT AGAAAGCAGAGTCAATTGGACCAATAATGGCCTGGAGGTGACTGAGGGAGCGTATCTCAGTCGGTACTATTCTAATAAAGATGGAACGTTCCACCAGTTCTCCACCCTGAGTTTCACCCCACAGGAGGGGGACGTCTACGCCTGCACTGTGGAGCACACAGCCCTGAAGGACCCCAAAACCAGGTTCTGGG AGCCTGAGGTCAGTGAGATGAGTGGGTCCAGTGCTGGTCCTGCTGTATTCTGTGGAGTGGGTCTGACTCTGGGGCTGCTGGGGGTGGCTACCGGAACATTCCTCATCATCAAAGGAAACCAGTGCAATTGA